A single region of the Sphingobium sp. TKS genome encodes:
- a CDS encoding DUF4242 domain-containing protein, with the protein MPQYVIERDMPGVGQLSGDQLKGASQGSCNVLRQLGPDIQWVHSYVTDDKIYCVYRAPSEELIRQHAEMAGFPANSIAQVRATIDPTTAD; encoded by the coding sequence ATGCCGCAATATGTGATCGAACGGGACATGCCGGGCGTCGGCCAATTGTCGGGCGATCAGCTCAAGGGTGCGTCGCAAGGGTCTTGCAATGTCCTGCGCCAGCTTGGCCCGGATATCCAATGGGTCCACAGCTATGTGACGGATGACAAGATCTACTGCGTCTATCGCGCCCCCAGTGAGGAACTGATCCGCCAGCATGCGGAAATGGCTGGCTTCCCGGCCAACAGCATCGCTCAGGTGCGCGCGACGATCGATCCGACGACGGCGGATTAA
- a CDS encoding NUDIX domain-containing protein, producing the protein MTENMPQGRAAATVVILRHRPGAAPEILMMERASSMAFAAGALVFPGGAVDVGDHALAAKIAGGLPLDEAAARIAAIRETLEESGLAIAFTRPLEPDRIGAMRRALAEGAGLGDILGAHGLEVALDALVPFARWHPARLEHARRVFDTRFYLARAPEGQAASVDETENVQLFWSGATETLERCDRGEGQVIFPTRRNLERLAQFGSFDDLAAHALSIPVEKVTPWFEERNGERHLCIPGHLGYPVTSEPAGTVRRV; encoded by the coding sequence ATGACAGAGAATATGCCACAAGGACGCGCCGCCGCGACGGTGGTCATCCTGCGTCATCGACCGGGCGCGGCGCCGGAAATCCTAATGATGGAACGGGCGTCGAGCATGGCCTTCGCGGCGGGCGCGCTGGTCTTTCCGGGCGGAGCGGTGGATGTCGGCGATCATGCCCTGGCCGCGAAAATCGCCGGCGGCCTGCCGCTGGACGAAGCGGCGGCGCGCATCGCCGCGATCCGCGAGACGCTGGAGGAAAGCGGCCTGGCCATCGCCTTCACCCGTCCGCTGGAGCCGGACCGGATCGGCGCCATGCGGCGGGCGCTGGCGGAGGGAGCGGGCCTTGGAGACATTCTGGGCGCGCATGGGCTGGAAGTCGCGCTGGATGCGCTGGTCCCCTTTGCCCGCTGGCATCCAGCCCGACTGGAACATGCACGGCGCGTGTTCGATACCCGCTTCTACCTCGCCCGGGCGCCGGAGGGACAGGCGGCGAGCGTCGATGAAACCGAAAATGTGCAGCTTTTCTGGAGCGGCGCGACGGAGACGCTGGAGCGTTGCGATCGGGGGGAAGGACAGGTCATCTTTCCGACGCGGCGCAATCTGGAGCGGCTGGCGCAATTCGGCAGCTTCGATGATCTGGCGGCGCATGCCCTGTCGATCCCGGTCGAAAAGGTGACGCCCTGGTTCGAGGAGAGAAATGGAGAGAGGCATCTCTGCATTCCCGGTCACCTTGGCTATCCGGTGACGTCGGAACCAGCGGGAACCGTCCGGCGTGTCTGA
- a CDS encoding GNAT family N-acetyltransferase, which produces MTTDLVAPLVIERIGRDDMSLRALATLRMTVFRTWPYLYDGSLDYEAGYLAEFLSDADAILIVARVGEIPVGMATASPMATQSDAIKASFLAAGVDPRAVHYFGESVLLPQFRGQGIGHRFFDEREAAAKAAGADCAAFCAVAREENDPRRPAGVRDLADFWHKRGYRIAPLLVEEYFAGERGNDLGVGSPFAELT; this is translated from the coding sequence ATGACGACCGATCTTGTCGCGCCGCTGGTGATCGAGCGGATCGGCCGGGACGATATGTCCCTGCGCGCGCTCGCCACCCTGCGGATGACGGTGTTTCGCACCTGGCCTTATCTTTATGATGGCAGTCTGGATTATGAGGCCGGCTATCTGGCGGAATTTCTGAGTGACGCTGATGCGATCCTCATCGTCGCGCGAGTAGGCGAGATTCCAGTTGGCATGGCGACAGCCTCGCCCATGGCAACGCAGTCCGATGCGATCAAGGCCTCCTTCCTCGCAGCGGGCGTTGATCCCCGCGCGGTCCATTATTTCGGGGAATCAGTGCTGCTGCCGCAATTTCGCGGGCAGGGCATCGGCCATCGCTTCTTCGATGAACGGGAGGCGGCGGCAAAGGCGGCGGGCGCGGATTGCGCCGCATTCTGCGCGGTGGCGCGCGAAGAGAATGATCCCCGCCGCCCCGCAGGAGTCCGGGATTTGGCGGATTTCTGGCATAAGCGAGGCTACCGCATTGCCCCACTTCTGGTTGAAGAATATTTCGCGGGAGAACGGGGCAACGACCTTGGGGTCGGCAGTCCCTTCGCGGAATTGACCTAA
- a CDS encoding ketosteroid isomerase-related protein, with protein sequence MSETVLSLYYDAFNRGDATAMLDLLTDDVVHEPSQGEPRHGKAAFAAFLDHMNRCYRERVIDPVFLTSADGARAAAEFHLEGEYLQTDNDLPPANGQRYRLRVGAFFEIVDGRIARVSNHYNLADWLRQVSGAA encoded by the coding sequence ATGAGCGAGACTGTGCTGTCCCTTTATTATGATGCCTTCAACCGCGGCGATGCCACGGCGATGCTGGATCTGCTGACCGATGATGTGGTGCACGAACCCTCGCAGGGCGAGCCGCGTCACGGCAAGGCGGCCTTCGCGGCGTTCCTCGACCATATGAACCGCTGTTACAGGGAACGGGTGATCGACCCCGTTTTCCTGACCTCCGCCGACGGCGCGCGCGCAGCGGCGGAGTTCCATCTGGAGGGTGAATATCTTCAGACCGACAATGACCTGCCGCCCGCGAACGGACAGCGGTACCGTTTGCGGGTGGGCGCGTTCTTCGAAATCGTGGACGGTCGGATCGCCCGCGTCAGCAACCATTATAATCTGGCCGACTGGCTGCGGCAGGTGAGCGGCGCGGCATGA
- the fghA gene encoding S-formylglutathione hydrolase: MEQVSANKAFGGVQGVYRHASSATGTEMTFSVYVPPHEQGAKLPVVWYLSGLTCTHANVTEKGEFRAVCAELGLIFVAPDTSPRGEDVADDPDGAYDFGLGAGFYVDATQHPFAAHYRMWSYVTEELPALVAAHFPAAMERQSIMGHSMGGHGALTIGLNHPDRFRAVSAFAPIVAPGRVPWGRKALGGYLGEDVAAWRRHDAVALIEDGARVPALLVDQGMADNFLEQELRPELLKAACETAGIDLTLNLREGYDHSYYFISTFMADHLHWHAARLVKD, encoded by the coding sequence TTGGAGCAGGTCAGCGCGAACAAGGCCTTTGGCGGGGTGCAGGGCGTGTATCGCCACGCATCCTCCGCAACGGGCACCGAGATGACCTTCTCGGTCTATGTGCCGCCTCATGAGCAAGGGGCGAAACTGCCGGTCGTCTGGTATCTGTCGGGGCTGACCTGCACCCACGCCAATGTCACTGAAAAGGGTGAGTTCCGTGCGGTTTGCGCGGAACTGGGCCTGATCTTCGTCGCCCCGGATACCAGCCCGCGTGGCGAGGACGTGGCGGACGATCCGGACGGCGCCTATGATTTCGGTCTGGGCGCCGGATTCTACGTCGATGCGACGCAGCATCCCTTTGCGGCCCATTATCGCATGTGGTCCTATGTGACCGAGGAACTGCCCGCGCTGGTCGCGGCGCATTTTCCCGCCGCCATGGAACGCCAGTCGATCATGGGGCACAGCATGGGCGGCCATGGCGCACTCACCATCGGGCTAAACCATCCCGACCGGTTCAGGGCGGTATCGGCCTTCGCGCCGATCGTCGCGCCGGGCAGGGTGCCCTGGGGACGGAAGGCGCTGGGCGGCTATCTGGGTGAGGATGTTGCGGCATGGCGGCGGCATGACGCGGTCGCGCTGATCGAGGATGGCGCTCGCGTCCCTGCGCTGCTGGTCGATCAAGGCATGGCCGACAATTTTCTCGAACAGGAATTGCGTCCCGAACTGCTGAAGGCGGCCTGCGAGACGGCGGGCATCGACCTGACGCTGAACCTGCGCGAAGGCTATGACCACAGCTATTATTTCATTTCCACCTTCATGGCCGACCATCTGCACTGGCACGCGGCTCGGCTCGTTAAGGACTGA
- a CDS encoding VOC family protein, with translation MAVISGDGIFSHVFIGAADVDASAKFYDAALGALGIGNLGPFGNGWILYGKEKPAFIIAKPGNGEAPSSNGVTIGFAGATPAQVDAFHAAGLANGGTDEGAPGARSHLPGAYAAYLRDPAGNKVVSYAFTDGH, from the coding sequence ATGGCAGTGATTTCCGGTGACGGCATATTCAGCCATGTTTTCATTGGCGCAGCCGATGTTGATGCTTCGGCCAAATTCTACGATGCTGCGCTTGGAGCGTTGGGCATCGGGAATCTCGGGCCGTTCGGCAATGGCTGGATTCTCTATGGCAAGGAGAAGCCTGCGTTCATCATCGCCAAGCCCGGCAATGGCGAAGCTCCATCGAGCAACGGCGTGACGATCGGTTTTGCCGGTGCCACTCCGGCGCAAGTCGATGCCTTCCACGCCGCCGGTCTGGCCAATGGCGGCACGGATGAGGGCGCTCCAGGCGCTCGCAGCCATCTGCCCGGCGCCTACGCCGCTTATCTCCGCGATCCTGCCGGCAACAAGGTCGTCAGCTACGCCTTCACGGACGGACACTGA
- a CDS encoding S-(hydroxymethyl)glutathione dehydrogenase/class III alcohol dehydrogenase — translation MKTRAAVAFEAKKPLEIVEVDLEGPKAGEVLVEIMATGICHTDAYTLDGFDSEGIFPSILGHEGAGIVREVGVGVTSVKPGDHVIPLYTPECRQCKSCLSGKTNLCTAIRATQGKGLMPDGTTRFSYKGQPIFHYMGCSTFSNFTVLPEIAVAKIREDAPFQSSCYVGCGVTTGVGAVVNTAKVQVGENVVVFGLGGIGLNVIQGAKMVGADKIIGIDINPDREEWGRKFGMTHFLNSKGLSREETVAKILEITDGGADYSFDATGNTEVMRTALECCHRGWGESIIIGVAEAGKEVSTRPFQLVTGRVWKGTAFGGAKGRTDVPKIIDWYMNGKIEIDPMITHVLTLEEINKGFDLMHAGESIRSVVLF, via the coding sequence ATGAAGACCCGCGCCGCCGTCGCCTTTGAAGCGAAGAAGCCCCTGGAGATCGTCGAGGTCGATCTGGAAGGCCCGAAGGCGGGCGAGGTTCTGGTCGAGATCATGGCGACGGGCATCTGCCACACCGACGCCTACACGCTGGACGGCTTCGACAGCGAGGGCATCTTTCCCTCGATCCTGGGCCATGAGGGCGCGGGCATCGTGCGCGAAGTCGGCGTGGGCGTGACGTCTGTGAAGCCGGGCGACCATGTGATCCCGCTCTACACCCCCGAATGCCGCCAGTGCAAAAGCTGCCTTTCGGGCAAGACCAACCTGTGCACAGCCATCCGCGCGACCCAGGGCAAGGGGTTGATGCCCGACGGCACGACCCGTTTCAGCTATAAGGGCCAGCCGATCTTCCATTATATGGGTTGTTCGACCTTCTCCAACTTCACCGTCCTGCCGGAGATCGCGGTGGCGAAGATCCGCGAGGACGCGCCGTTCCAGTCGAGCTGCTATGTCGGCTGCGGCGTCACCACCGGCGTCGGCGCGGTCGTCAACACGGCCAAGGTGCAGGTCGGCGAGAATGTCGTGGTCTTCGGCCTGGGCGGCATTGGCCTCAACGTCATCCAGGGCGCGAAGATGGTCGGCGCGGACAAGATCATCGGCATCGACATCAACCCGGACCGCGAGGAATGGGGTCGCAAGTTCGGCATGACCCATTTCCTCAACAGCAAGGGTCTGTCGCGTGAGGAAACCGTCGCGAAGATATTGGAGATCACGGACGGCGGCGCCGACTACAGCTTCGACGCGACCGGCAATACCGAAGTGATGCGCACCGCGCTGGAATGCTGCCATCGCGGCTGGGGCGAAAGCATCATCATCGGCGTGGCCGAAGCGGGCAAGGAGGTGAGCACCCGCCCGTTCCAGCTCGTCACCGGCCGCGTCTGGAAGGGCACGGCCTTCGGCGGCGCCAAGGGTCGCACCGACGTTCCCAAGATCATCGACTGGTACATGAACGGCAAGATCGAGATCGATCCCATGATCACCCACGTCCTCACGCTGGAGGAGATCAACAAGGGATTCGACCTGATGCACGCGGGCGAGAGCATCCGCAGCGTCGTGCTGTTCTGA
- a CDS encoding LysR substrate-binding domain-containing protein yields the protein MSNWDGIDEFISVATAGSFTRGARALGVSTTHVSRSIMALEQRVQAQLFHRTTRTVRLTDTGRVFLERCERIAQDRDEAIALISDQSEPQGELRVTCSTAMGERFVAPIIRRFAMQHPRLAVSIELSNRVIDLVGEGFDLAVRTGTTIDPRLIATRVASRTLYTCAAPSYLASAGRPTEVETLGEHECIAGSAGTWHFKVDGEEMIHRPKGRFRCNSGHAVMEACVSGLGICQLPDFYILPYLKHGMVELLLENFQPDDEPIWAVYPQRRHLLPKVQKVVDCLLHELGPAMNRPKREAHPTS from the coding sequence ATGTCGAATTGGGATGGCATCGATGAATTCATCAGCGTCGCCACAGCCGGCTCCTTCACGCGAGGGGCAAGAGCATTGGGCGTGTCCACCACGCATGTCAGCCGTTCGATCATGGCGTTGGAGCAGCGCGTGCAGGCGCAGCTATTCCATCGGACCACCCGTACCGTCCGGCTGACCGACACCGGCCGGGTGTTTTTGGAACGTTGCGAGCGCATCGCCCAGGACAGGGACGAAGCCATCGCACTGATCAGCGATCAAAGCGAACCGCAGGGCGAGTTGCGCGTCACTTGTTCGACCGCAATGGGCGAAAGGTTCGTGGCACCGATCATCCGTCGCTTCGCCATGCAGCATCCCAGGCTTGCCGTGTCGATCGAATTGTCCAATCGCGTCATCGATCTCGTTGGCGAAGGGTTCGACCTGGCCGTACGCACGGGCACGACCATCGACCCGCGCCTGATTGCCACGCGGGTGGCGTCACGTACGCTCTATACCTGCGCCGCGCCCAGCTATCTGGCGTCGGCGGGACGTCCAACGGAGGTTGAGACGCTAGGGGAGCATGAATGTATTGCAGGCTCCGCAGGCACTTGGCATTTCAAGGTCGACGGCGAGGAAATGATCCATCGGCCCAAAGGGCGTTTCAGATGCAATAGCGGACATGCTGTCATGGAGGCATGCGTCTCCGGTCTTGGCATCTGCCAACTGCCCGATTTCTACATTCTGCCTTATCTTAAACACGGCATGGTCGAGCTGTTGCTGGAAAATTTTCAGCCGGACGACGAACCCATCTGGGCAGTCTATCCCCAGCGGCGCCATCTCTTGCCGAAGGTGCAGAAGGTAGTGGACTGTCTGCTCCATGAGCTGGGGCCAGCGATGAACCGCCCCAAGAGGGAAGCGCATCCTACCTCTTAG
- a CDS encoding 2-keto-4-pentenoate hydratase, with protein MPSPNREDLASRLRNAYADGAVPPMRDGLEPQDADGAYAIQTINTRYWEAQGRRIVGRKAGLTARAVQQQLGVDQPDFGVLFDDMRIADGGTLDPARVLQPKAEAEIAFILGADLLDPDTTPAMVGQAVASVHAAIEIVDSRIADWKISFADTVADNGSSAFFVLARDGKRLEGLDLYSCGMVMEINGAPVSFGVGAAVLGNPLNAAAWLAQTLARRGEPLKAGDILLAGALGPMVALNPGDQVRAVIGGIGETNFTYGKT; from the coding sequence ATGCCGTCCCCCAATCGTGAAGACCTCGCCAGCCGTTTGCGGAATGCCTATGCCGACGGTGCGGTGCCGCCGATGCGCGACGGGCTGGAGCCGCAGGATGCCGACGGCGCCTATGCGATCCAGACGATCAACACCCGTTATTGGGAAGCGCAGGGACGGCGCATCGTCGGCCGTAAGGCCGGGCTGACCGCCAGGGCGGTGCAGCAGCAACTGGGCGTCGACCAGCCGGACTTTGGTGTGCTGTTCGATGATATGCGGATCGCCGATGGCGGCACGCTCGATCCCGCACGGGTCTTGCAGCCCAAGGCCGAGGCGGAAATTGCCTTCATCCTTGGCGCGGACCTGCTCGATCCCGACACCACGCCCGCCATGGTCGGGCAGGCCGTCGCCAGCGTCCATGCCGCCATCGAGATCGTCGACAGCCGCATCGCGGACTGGAAAATCAGCTTTGCCGATACGGTTGCGGACAATGGCTCCTCGGCTTTCTTCGTCCTCGCGCGGGATGGAAAGCGGCTCGAAGGGCTCGATCTCTACAGTTGCGGCATGGTGATGGAAATCAACGGCGCACCCGTATCCTTTGGCGTGGGCGCGGCGGTGCTGGGCAATCCGCTGAACGCCGCCGCATGGCTGGCGCAGACGCTGGCGCGGCGCGGCGAGCCGCTCAAGGCGGGCGATATTCTGCTGGCCGGTGCGCTGGGGCCGATGGTGGCGCTCAATCCCGGCGATCAGGTCCGGGCCGTCATCGGCGGCATCGGCGAAACGAATTTCACCTATGGAAAGACTTGA
- a CDS encoding electron transfer flavoprotein subunit alpha/FixB family protein, with product MKGWQCILVAIGVGSDNDSVQDWPSDRSLFILPATPEGEALAGVLAARLDAVLLGRLTEIGVDGDVLVARRPSYGGRILFDLRLTQGIAVATMNEPPACDRMVTLPAPGISGIDHVELPARDAALEGARLVVSGGRGLDAESFATLGQIAQRLDGALGASLPAVDLGLAPVSRQIGQSGHFVTPRLYLAAGISGTPQHLAGIGMASRIIAINSDADAPIFRYAEVGMVADAKILLPLVLQSLEEKERNEIDAVPQS from the coding sequence ATGAAGGGGTGGCAGTGCATTCTGGTGGCGATCGGCGTGGGCAGCGATAATGATTCGGTACAGGACTGGCCAAGTGACCGCTCCCTGTTCATTCTACCAGCAACCCCCGAAGGCGAGGCGCTGGCGGGAGTTCTGGCGGCGCGTCTCGATGCCGTATTGCTGGGCCGCCTGACGGAGATCGGCGTGGACGGCGATGTGCTGGTCGCAAGGCGTCCGTCCTATGGGGGGCGTATCTTGTTTGACCTGCGGCTGACGCAGGGCATTGCCGTCGCCACCATGAACGAGCCACCCGCCTGCGACCGGATGGTGACGCTGCCGGCGCCCGGCATATCGGGGATCGACCATGTCGAACTGCCCGCCCGCGACGCCGCGCTGGAGGGCGCGCGTCTGGTGGTGAGTGGGGGGCGGGGACTGGACGCCGAAAGCTTCGCCACCCTCGGCCAAATCGCGCAACGGCTCGACGGGGCGCTCGGCGCGAGCCTGCCCGCGGTCGACCTCGGTCTTGCGCCTGTGTCGCGCCAGATCGGCCAGTCCGGCCATTTCGTGACTCCCCGGCTTTATCTGGCCGCCGGCATTTCGGGGACGCCGCAACATCTTGCCGGAATCGGCATGGCAAGCCGGATCATCGCGATCAACAGCGACGCTGACGCCCCGATCTTCCGCTATGCCGAGGTCGGGATGGTGGCTGATGCCAAGATATTGTTGCCTCTGGTGCTGCAATCGCTCGAAGAGAAAGAGAGGAACGAAATCGATGCCGTCCCCCAATCGTGA
- a CDS encoding FAD-dependent oxidoreductase, with amino-acid sequence MTDVIVIGGGAAGWAAALSAAQHGLEVVLLEKLAESGGSSAMSGGCLAFAGTDLQAAQGVADSPDLLFTDLREVGKDVNDADLVRAYCDAQLTTYEWLKAAGVAFSPVIETAAGQSVPRVHSVDPADMVRAIHAAAEETGHIDYRPGTAARSLLQNPDGRVTGVVLENGETLEAARGVIIASGGFAKNPLLLDRYAPQYAPAVFVAGAGSQGDGLQMAQALGADLRDMDYVKGTFGKHPTDESNDHSLQAVYKGAIAVNQDGQRFVDESISYKLLGDAVMAQPWHCAYQIMDQAIFDTGDNRVRILDFGRRLEEGLFYTGDTMADLAAQIEMDPDVLSATVDRYNAHVDAGHDPDFGRSHLVHHHGALRRIDQGPFYAYPSTAVVFGTYCGLRIDSQARVLRADGGWIEGLYAAGEVTGGFHGAAYMTGSALGKAVVFGRIAGEAVAAS; translated from the coding sequence ATGACTGATGTGATCGTCATTGGCGGCGGGGCGGCTGGCTGGGCTGCCGCCCTGTCCGCCGCGCAGCATGGCCTGGAGGTCGTGCTGTTGGAAAAACTGGCCGAATCCGGCGGTTCCTCGGCCATGAGCGGCGGGTGCCTCGCCTTTGCCGGGACCGATCTTCAGGCGGCTCAAGGCGTGGCCGACAGTCCTGATCTGCTGTTCACCGACCTGCGCGAAGTGGGCAAGGACGTGAACGATGCGGATTTGGTCCGGGCTTATTGCGATGCGCAACTCACCACCTATGAATGGCTGAAGGCCGCTGGGGTGGCTTTCAGCCCTGTGATTGAGACGGCGGCGGGCCAGTCGGTGCCGCGCGTGCACAGCGTCGATCCCGCCGATATGGTCCGCGCAATCCATGCCGCCGCCGAAGAAACCGGCCATATCGATTATCGCCCGGGCACGGCTGCGCGCTCGCTGCTCCAGAATCCGGACGGGCGAGTCACTGGTGTCGTTCTCGAAAACGGCGAAACGCTCGAAGCGGCACGCGGCGTCATCATCGCCAGCGGCGGCTTTGCCAAGAACCCGTTGTTGCTCGACCGCTACGCCCCCCAATATGCCCCGGCCGTGTTCGTCGCCGGAGCGGGATCGCAGGGCGACGGGTTGCAGATGGCGCAGGCGCTGGGCGCGGACTTGCGCGACATGGATTATGTGAAGGGCACCTTCGGCAAGCATCCGACCGACGAGAGCAACGACCACAGCCTGCAGGCGGTCTACAAGGGGGCGATCGCCGTCAACCAGGACGGGCAGCGCTTCGTCGACGAGAGCATTTCCTACAAGCTGCTGGGCGATGCGGTGATGGCCCAGCCTTGGCATTGCGCCTATCAGATCATGGACCAGGCGATTTTCGATACCGGCGACAACCGCGTCCGTATCCTGGATTTCGGGCGGCGGCTGGAGGAAGGGCTCTTCTATACAGGTGATACGATGGCGGATCTTGCCGCGCAGATCGAGATGGATCCCGATGTGCTGTCAGCGACCGTGGATCGCTACAACGCCCATGTCGATGCCGGGCATGATCCCGATTTCGGGAGGTCGCATCTTGTGCATCATCATGGCGCGTTGCGCAGGATCGATCAGGGGCCGTTCTATGCCTATCCTTCGACCGCCGTGGTGTTCGGCACCTATTGCGGCCTGCGCATTGACAGCCAAGCGCGAGTATTGCGCGCCGACGGTGGCTGGATCGAGGGGTTGTACGCCGCTGGCGAAGTCACCGGCGGCTTCCATGGCGCCGCCTATATGACTGGCTCGGCCCTCGGCAAGGCGGTGGTGTTCGGGCGGATTGCGGGCGAAGCGGTGGCGGCGTCATGA
- a CDS encoding aspartate/glutamate racemase family protein produces MDIRIWHQSFTVLSDLAAYDDALKAHFKQVARPDTVIDMHGMREGTYRTNYPGDDIKHVGFQFLHAIQFMQGALMAERQGYDAFALSTLPEPGLREIRALVGIPVVGYGECAARAAVDDGRRFGALLFIPELAELYRDNVRRHGIGCRLVGACDVGFRFTDVLAGFGSPGPLIDRFRSAARDLIARGAEAIVPGEAPLNVLLAMNGVSEVDGVPVIDSLGAWVRAAEVAVDARRAGRQAAGTGYFGAMPDPVRRDEILDFYGLNPA; encoded by the coding sequence ATGGACATCCGCATCTGGCACCAAAGCTTCACCGTCCTCAGCGACCTTGCCGCCTATGACGACGCGTTGAAGGCGCATTTCAAGCAGGTGGCGCGGCCCGACACGGTGATCGACATGCACGGCATGCGCGAAGGCACCTATCGGACCAACTATCCGGGCGACGATATCAAGCATGTCGGCTTCCAGTTCCTGCACGCGATCCAGTTCATGCAGGGCGCGTTGATGGCGGAACGGCAGGGCTATGACGCCTTCGCGCTCAGCACCCTGCCGGAACCGGGGCTGCGGGAAATTCGTGCCCTGGTCGGCATTCCGGTGGTGGGCTATGGCGAATGCGCGGCGCGGGCGGCGGTGGACGATGGGCGGCGGTTCGGGGCGCTGCTGTTCATCCCCGAGCTGGCCGAACTCTATCGCGACAATGTCCGCCGCCACGGCATCGGCTGCCGGCTCGTCGGCGCCTGCGACGTCGGCTTCCGTTTCACTGACGTGCTTGCGGGTTTTGGCAGTCCCGGCCCGCTGATCGATCGGTTTCGGAGCGCGGCCCGTGACCTGATCGCCAGGGGCGCGGAGGCGATCGTGCCGGGGGAGGCGCCGCTCAATGTGCTGCTGGCGATGAACGGCGTCAGTGAGGTGGACGGCGTTCCGGTGATCGATTCCCTGGGCGCCTGGGTGCGGGCGGCGGAAGTGGCGGTGGATGCCCGCCGGGCGGGCAGGCAGGCGGCGGGGACAGGCTATTTCGGCGCAATGCCAGATCCGGTCAGACGCGACGAAATTCTCGATTTCTACGGATTGAACCCCGCATGA
- a CDS encoding acyl-CoA dehydrogenase family protein — protein MSVAVLGQKASEIPTAKELVARAAAMVPGLRARADAIEEARRVPDDVIDMFREAGFFRILQPKKYGGWEMNPIVFMRVLGELGRGCCASAWAMMILGVHNWEFGVMDDRAAQDVWGEDDQTIIASSYPPVGELTKVEGGWRLKGRWPTSSGSDHGTWAFIGALERNEKGVPIDRHALLVKREDYEIIDDWYTFGLSGTGSKSLLIKDAFIPDHRAHSMIDYKMDDRPTNYLFPFAMVFYSSVSSVIIGFAQGAIDVFIDQMQVRVDNGSGAATRLSPYVKDRLANAVAKVRASQARMEQMMAHCTQIVERRELVSTEDRIHYMLDMARIGRECEEAVLTLYKCTGARGVYKSNPIQRYLRDTLVAANHVTQDADNNAGALGGYLLSGELPPLLYEKPKAD, from the coding sequence ATGTCCGTTGCCGTATTGGGCCAGAAGGCCAGTGAAATTCCTACAGCCAAGGAACTGGTCGCCCGCGCCGCCGCCATGGTTCCCGGCCTGCGCGCCCGCGCCGACGCGATCGAGGAGGCGCGCCGCGTGCCGGACGACGTGATCGACATGTTCCGCGAAGCCGGTTTCTTCCGCATCCTCCAGCCGAAAAAATATGGCGGATGGGAAATGAACCCGATCGTCTTCATGCGGGTGCTGGGGGAGCTTGGCCGCGGCTGCTGCGCCAGCGCATGGGCGATGATGATCCTGGGCGTGCACAATTGGGAATTCGGCGTCATGGACGATCGCGCCGCGCAGGATGTGTGGGGCGAGGATGACCAGACCATCATCGCATCCTCCTATCCGCCGGTGGGCGAATTGACCAAGGTGGAGGGCGGCTGGCGCCTCAAGGGCCGCTGGCCCACCTCCAGCGGCAGCGACCATGGCACCTGGGCCTTTATCGGCGCGCTGGAACGCAATGAAAAGGGCGTGCCGATCGACCGCCACGCCCTGCTGGTCAAGCGCGAGGATTATGAGATCATTGACGACTGGTATACGTTCGGCCTGTCCGGCACCGGATCCAAGAGCCTGCTGATCAAGGACGCCTTCATCCCCGATCACCGCGCCCATTCGATGATCGATTACAAGATGGACGACCGGCCGACCAATTATCTCTTCCCCTTTGCGATGGTCTTCTATTCGTCGGTGTCCTCGGTGATCATCGGTTTCGCGCAGGGGGCGATCGACGTCTTCATCGACCAGATGCAGGTGCGGGTCGACAATGGATCGGGCGCTGCGACGCGGCTCAGCCCCTATGTCAAGGATCGCCTGGCCAATGCCGTGGCAAAGGTCCGCGCTTCGCAGGCCCGCATGGAACAGATGATGGCGCATTGCACGCAGATCGTCGAACGGCGCGAACTGGTCTCCACCGAGGATCGCATCCATTATATGCTCGACATGGCGCGCATCGGGCGGGAGTGCGAGGAAGCGGTGCTGACGCTCTACAAATGCACCGGCGCGCGGGGCGTGTACAAATCCAACCCGATCCAGCGCTATCTGCGGGACACGCTCGTGGCCGCCAATCATGTCACCCAGGATGCCGATAACAATGCCGGTGCCTTGGGCGGCTATCTGCTCAGTGGCGAACTGCCGCCGCTGCTCTACGAAAAACCGAAGGCCGACTGA